A single Methylomonas sp. AM2-LC DNA region contains:
- a CDS encoding IS110 family transposase — protein sequence MIKNNVIGLDLAKNIFHLVSFNAELKQIKKKVKRADLLSYIANLPVSIIGMEACGGSHYWAREIKKLGHEVVLLNARYVKGFVVGNKNDYNDAEAIWTATHQPKRRTVSLKTLEQQDIQMLHRLRQSTVDERTAVANRIRGFLGEWGIVLPIGINQLRTHLTEIIEDAENGLSVISRNLFAKQLEKLKELDKTIKEYDKQIDQLCIQSELCQRFVEVPGIGAITATMAASDIGDGKGYTKSKNYAASLGIVPKQHTSGDKVVLLGISKRGNGYLRTLLIHGARSVLKNCQGKTDSLSRWLQALIERRGFNKAAVALANKNARILWVMATQNKRYEVRSADVVMS from the coding sequence ATGATCAAGAATAACGTAATTGGTTTAGATTTAGCAAAAAACATTTTTCATCTGGTGAGTTTTAATGCTGAACTGAAACAGATTAAAAAGAAAGTAAAGCGAGCGGATTTATTGTCGTACATAGCGAACTTGCCAGTCAGTATCATTGGTATGGAAGCCTGTGGAGGCTCGCATTATTGGGCGCGAGAAATCAAGAAACTGGGGCATGAAGTGGTATTGCTGAATGCCCGTTATGTGAAAGGGTTTGTGGTGGGCAATAAAAATGATTATAACGATGCAGAGGCTATTTGGACGGCAACACACCAACCGAAAAGACGAACAGTTTCGCTTAAGACGCTTGAGCAGCAAGATATTCAAATGCTGCATCGATTGCGTCAAAGTACAGTGGATGAACGGACGGCGGTGGCGAATCGAATTCGGGGTTTTTTAGGTGAGTGGGGAATTGTGCTGCCTATAGGCATCAATCAGCTCAGAACGCACCTCACTGAAATTATTGAAGATGCTGAGAATGGTTTAAGCGTGATCAGTCGAAATCTGTTTGCCAAACAGCTTGAAAAACTCAAGGAATTGGATAAAACGATCAAAGAGTATGATAAGCAGATTGATCAACTCTGTATTCAGAGCGAATTATGTCAACGATTTGTAGAGGTTCCAGGTATAGGAGCCATTACGGCTACTATGGCTGCATCGGATATAGGGGACGGTAAAGGCTATACCAAAAGCAAAAATTATGCAGCCAGTTTAGGCATTGTACCCAAACAGCACACGAGTGGTGACAAGGTGGTGTTGTTGGGTATCAGTAAACGAGGTAATGGCTATCTGCGAACTTTACTGATTCACGGCGCCCGATCAGTCTTGAAAAACTGCCAAGGTAAAACAGACTCGCTAAGTCGATGGTTGCAGGCGCTAATTGAACGACGTGGTTTTAACAAAGCGGCCGTCGCACTGGCCAATAAAAATGCCCGAATTTTGTGGGTAATGGCTACACAAAATAAGAGGTATGAGGTTAGGTCCGCCGATGTAGTCATGTCGTAG
- a CDS encoding response regulator, with product MKRSQYKPHLRHPALKNQGIAKLVLASIPGHETHLPNSILRLATLISRPIQVHSLLRACLQQPDKDIVVPTEFKRLQGLRILAVEDNMVNQVVLDEILDRQEGASVTLANDGIEALTVLQEMGFKAFDVVITDIQMPNMNGYELAQRIRELKPDFPVIALTANSMADEREHCLAAGMIDYLTKPIDILQLVALLQPYIQNRSQLSQPIAPLTVQTALSDVNSLIDWQALNERFDYRQSFITKLISTVLTSINAMPEKLVVASSAQDYQTLMAMAHTLKGIGGNIKAQTVHSLAAATETAAKNQDSNCLELAMELTNLTQRLINELNASAIGS from the coding sequence ATGAAACGCAGCCAGTACAAGCCGCACTTACGGCATCCGGCGTTAAAGAATCAGGGAATAGCTAAATTGGTACTGGCCAGCATTCCTGGCCACGAGACGCATTTGCCTAATTCAATTCTCAGGCTGGCAACCTTAATTAGTCGTCCCATTCAAGTCCATAGTTTATTACGCGCCTGTCTGCAACAGCCTGATAAGGATATTGTTGTGCCTACAGAATTTAAACGTCTGCAAGGCTTACGCATATTAGCGGTGGAAGATAATATGGTTAATCAGGTGGTGCTGGATGAGATTCTGGACAGACAGGAAGGTGCAAGTGTTACCTTGGCTAACGATGGCATAGAGGCACTGACTGTTTTGCAAGAAATGGGATTTAAGGCCTTTGATGTGGTAATTACCGACATTCAAATGCCTAATATGAACGGCTATGAGTTGGCGCAACGTATCAGGGAGCTAAAGCCCGATTTTCCGGTGATTGCCTTAACCGCCAATTCAATGGCCGATGAACGAGAGCATTGTCTGGCTGCGGGAATGATCGATTACCTGACCAAACCAATAGATATTCTGCAATTAGTGGCTTTACTGCAGCCTTATATTCAAAACAGAAGTCAGCTGTCACAACCTATTGCTCCGCTTACAGTACAAACAGCACTGTCCGATGTCAATTCGCTGATAGATTGGCAAGCCCTGAATGAGCGTTTTGACTATCGCCAGTCGTTTATCACTAAACTAATAAGTACCGTATTAACCAGTATTAATGCGATGCCAGAAAAGTTGGTTGTTGCCTCATCGGCACAGGATTATCAAACCCTGATGGCCATGGCTCATACCCTTAAAGGTATCGGTGGAAATATAAAAGCCCAAACCGTGCATAGTTTGGCTGCCGCAACCGAAACGGCTGCAAAGAATCAAGACTCCAACTGTCTGGAACTGGCGATGGAGCTTACAAATTTAACACAAAGACTCATCAATGAACTGAATGCGAGTGCCATTGGAAGCTGA
- a CDS encoding HD-GYP domain-containing protein codes for MKKTEHHRWIKTVDLVQIDVKDLRVGMYVSELDRPWLETNFWFQGFEIKNQEDIDAVQSQCAFVFIDVSKQTKITTYSTRSTGYSNDFLPSSPDYTSRRQLTQQIKETEVLHRKTSTLVKSFMEEAKFGRPINTVVAKQAVASCVDNILQSPDNLMLMAMLKNRDEYTAQHSMNVCIFAVALGRQMNLNREELNNLGLSGMMHDMGKMVIPPEILNKPGRLTDDEMRVMESHAEQGRRILIDSRDMYSGAIDVAHMHHERMNGTGYPRKLKAEHITPFSQMVSVVDVYDAITSDRPYKKGKSHLDAIKILTDISSEGHLNPKLTMKFIACLGIYPVGSLVELTSGEVGLVLHSNPKARLKPTILIILDANKQPCNEYLVDLSMVTENQGGEAFRIKQLLQSDEYGVDLFKYYEKGLVTF; via the coding sequence TTGAAAAAAACCGAACATCATCGCTGGATAAAAACTGTCGATCTTGTGCAGATAGATGTCAAAGATCTAAGAGTTGGGATGTATGTCTCAGAGTTGGACAGACCCTGGCTGGAAACTAACTTCTGGTTTCAAGGTTTTGAGATTAAAAACCAAGAAGACATAGATGCCGTGCAATCGCAATGCGCGTTTGTTTTTATTGATGTTAGCAAACAAACCAAAATCACCACTTATTCTACCCGCAGTACGGGGTACAGCAACGATTTTCTGCCCTCTTCGCCCGACTATACCTCACGCAGACAACTCACACAACAAATTAAAGAAACTGAAGTCCTACATCGCAAAACCAGTACGCTGGTTAAAAGCTTTATGGAAGAAGCCAAGTTTGGACGCCCCATCAACACCGTGGTTGCTAAACAAGCCGTGGCTAGCTGTGTAGATAACATTCTGCAAAGCCCCGATAATCTAATGCTGATGGCCATGCTGAAAAATCGGGACGAATACACCGCGCAGCACAGCATGAACGTGTGCATATTTGCAGTTGCCCTGGGTCGGCAAATGAACTTAAACCGTGAAGAACTCAATAACCTGGGTTTAAGCGGCATGATGCACGATATGGGAAAAATGGTCATTCCACCCGAAATTTTGAACAAACCCGGCCGCCTTACCGACGATGAAATGCGTGTTATGGAATCACATGCTGAACAAGGCAGGCGCATATTGATTGACTCGCGGGATATGTATTCCGGTGCCATTGATGTGGCACACATGCATCATGAACGTATGAATGGCACTGGCTACCCGCGTAAACTCAAAGCCGAACATATTACGCCTTTTTCGCAAATGGTTTCCGTTGTAGACGTATACGATGCCATTACCAGTGACCGCCCGTATAAGAAAGGCAAGTCGCATCTGGATGCGATTAAAATACTCACAGATATTTCTTCAGAGGGCCACCTCAACCCAAAACTAACCATGAAGTTTATCGCCTGCTTGGGCATTTACCCTGTTGGCAGCTTGGTAGAACTCACCAGTGGCGAAGTCGGATTGGTATTACATTCCAACCCCAAAGCCCGACTAAAACCCACCATATTGATTATACTGGATGCTAACAAACAGCCCTGTAACGAATATCTAGTGGACTTATCCATGGTCACTGAAAACCAGGGCGGCGAAGCGTTTCGAATTAAACAGCTATTACAATCAGATGAATACGGTGTTGATCTGTTTAAATATTATGAAAAAGGCTTGGTCACTTTTTAA
- a CDS encoding HD domain-containing phosphohydrolase has translation MTDKPSILIVDDQHSDLLILEDLLSRHYQVIAAQSGREALDYFNREGQVDLILLDVLMPDMDGFSVCRYVKENSATCHIPVIFLTSLDSAKDEEFGLQLGAEDFIHKPFSAPVVLARVRTHLSLSAARAELRLHNLNLEQLVNERTQKIREQTQKILLLHQDMVAAQDATIIAFCSLAEARDNETGNHIRRTQNYVRVLAKQLQQHPRFQHLLDDDAIQLLYKSAPLHDIGKVGIPDAILLKPSKLTEEEWQVMRCHCYYGYTAVMSAQTAMGANSDSFLRYAKEITYHHHERWDGSGYPNGLAGESIPLSARLMAIADVYDALISRRVYKEPFPHHQAIEMISAERGRHFDPDMVDAMLLISDQFQEIAKHFNDDHT, from the coding sequence ATGACCGATAAACCCAGTATTTTAATTGTAGATGATCAACACAGCGACTTGCTAATACTAGAAGACCTATTGAGCAGGCATTATCAGGTAATTGCTGCACAAAGTGGCCGTGAAGCCTTGGATTATTTTAATAGGGAAGGGCAGGTCGATCTGATTTTGCTGGATGTGCTGATGCCCGACATGGACGGTTTTAGCGTGTGTCGCTATGTTAAAGAAAATAGCGCAACTTGCCATATTCCAGTAATTTTTCTCACCAGTTTGGATAGTGCAAAAGATGAGGAATTTGGCTTGCAATTAGGCGCAGAAGACTTTATTCATAAGCCATTTTCTGCGCCGGTTGTGTTAGCACGCGTACGTACACATTTGTCTTTAAGTGCTGCTCGAGCTGAATTAAGGCTGCATAATCTAAATCTGGAACAACTGGTCAATGAGCGTACCCAGAAAATCAGAGAACAAACGCAAAAGATACTGCTCCTGCATCAGGATATGGTGGCCGCTCAAGATGCGACCATTATTGCATTCTGTTCGCTGGCTGAAGCGCGGGACAATGAAACAGGGAATCATATTCGGCGAACCCAAAACTATGTGCGTGTACTGGCAAAACAATTACAACAGCATCCCCGTTTCCAGCATTTACTGGATGATGACGCCATTCAATTACTGTATAAATCGGCACCCTTGCACGATATTGGCAAAGTGGGTATTCCAGATGCCATTTTGCTTAAACCTTCTAAACTGACAGAAGAAGAATGGCAGGTTATGCGCTGTCATTGTTACTATGGATATACGGCAGTGATGAGTGCGCAAACAGCCATGGGAGCAAACTCAGATTCTTTTTTACGCTACGCCAAGGAGATTACTTATCACCACCACGAACGTTGGGATGGCAGTGGTTACCCCAATGGTCTGGCGGGTGAGAGTATTCCTTTATCAGCGCGGCTGATGGCCATTGCTGATGTGTATGATGCGTTAATTTCCAGACGTGTATATAAAGAACCGTTTCCTCATCATCAAGCTATTGAGATGATTAGCGCTGAACGGGGGCGGCACTTTGATCCAGACATGGTTGATGCCATGCTGCTGATTAGTGATCAATTTCAAGAGATTGCGAAGCATTTTAATGACGACCACACATAA
- a CDS encoding HD-GYP domain-containing protein, whose amino-acid sequence MLTNNHHHVIDTIELKKIDVQDLQIGMFVSELDRPWLETNFWFQGFLLKNQQDIQAVQDQCHYVYIDVRKQSTLIPQYSSPPAPTPEKKPAFYNPVQPNRSDAFLKQQINHAEILHRNTSTVVKSFMEEAKFGRTINTVLAKKSVATCVDTLFEAPNTLLLMTQLKALDSYTAQHSMNVCIYALALGRQLNLSRTELNNLGLCGMMHDMGKMRIPYEILTKPHHLSRDERLIMETHTTEGSRLLMNTTALYKEVVEVAYMHHERLDGIGYPRQLKATQITPYAQMVAIVDIYDAMTSNRVYRKGMSHLDAIKILNDSAQAGHLNQYYTLKFIECLGVYPVGCLVQLRSGEIGLVLESNRNAKLKPKIMILKDANDRLCNEYIIDLAMMSENNAAQHYEIQKIIQPDECGIDLFKYYASGSITGFELF is encoded by the coding sequence TTGTTGACAAACAATCATCATCACGTAATCGACACGATTGAATTAAAAAAAATCGATGTCCAAGATTTACAGATAGGCATGTTTGTGTCTGAACTGGACCGTCCCTGGCTGGAGACAAACTTCTGGTTTCAAGGCTTTCTTCTAAAAAATCAACAGGATATACAAGCCGTACAAGACCAATGCCACTATGTCTATATCGACGTTAGAAAACAGTCAACGCTAATACCGCAATATTCATCACCCCCTGCACCCACTCCCGAAAAAAAACCGGCGTTTTATAATCCTGTTCAACCAAACCGATCTGACGCATTTTTAAAACAACAAATCAACCACGCCGAAATTCTGCATCGCAATACCAGTACAGTAGTAAAAAGCTTTATGGAAGAGGCTAAATTTGGGCGTACCATTAATACAGTACTGGCCAAAAAATCGGTTGCCACTTGCGTGGATACTCTGTTCGAAGCGCCCAATACCTTATTGTTGATGACACAACTCAAGGCATTAGACAGCTATACCGCACAGCACAGCATGAATGTGTGCATATATGCGCTGGCATTGGGACGCCAATTAAATTTAAGCCGCACCGAGCTAAATAATCTGGGCTTATGCGGCATGATGCACGATATGGGAAAAATGCGCATCCCGTACGAAATACTCACCAAGCCTCATCACTTGTCGCGCGACGAAAGACTCATCATGGAAACCCATACCACAGAAGGCTCGCGTTTATTGATGAACACCACTGCCCTCTATAAAGAAGTGGTTGAGGTGGCTTATATGCATCACGAACGTCTGGATGGCATAGGCTACCCGCGCCAATTAAAGGCAACACAAATTACGCCGTATGCACAGATGGTGGCTATTGTAGATATTTACGATGCCATGACCAGTAACCGCGTATACCGGAAAGGTATGTCGCATTTAGATGCTATCAAAATCTTAAACGACTCCGCCCAGGCCGGGCATTTAAACCAGTACTATACCTTAAAGTTTATTGAATGCTTGGGCGTCTATCCGGTGGGTTGTCTGGTGCAACTACGCAGCGGTGAAATTGGTCTGGTGCTTGAAAGCAATCGAAATGCCAAGCTAAAACCTAAAATAATGATTTTAAAAGACGCCAACGATCGTTTATGTAACGAATATATTATCGATTTGGCCATGATGAGCGAGAACAACGCAGCACAGCATTATGAGATACAGAAAATAATACAGCCTGATGAATGTGGCATAGATTTGTTTAAATATTATGCATCCGGCTCCATCACCGGCTTTGAACTTTTCTAA